The sequence below is a genomic window from Oreochromis niloticus isolate F11D_XX linkage group LG3, O_niloticus_UMD_NMBU, whole genome shotgun sequence.
AGTTGGCTGAGTTTATACTGCTACCGATGAGTCTGAGCGGGACTCCTTTGTGGATTTATGGAAGTGTATATATACAGGGTGTAGCATCCACTGGGTAAAGGCGGTGACAGATGGGGCAGTCAGTGGCTTTTCCCCTTTCAAGTTCTTGTATGCAACTGATGACTTTCTATTTGTAGTTGCTTCTGGGGTTTCACCTTGAAGCTTCATAGGTACTGTCGTCACTGAGGAGTGTATTAATGTTcatttgctctgcttctttttgtcaGGGATAAAATACGTCTATAtactttttgtgtcccagctgagtaACAGCAGAAAAGTCTGGTGGAACAACAGAGGAACAATTTCAgccatttggactcagctcagccactacagaggaaacaatgacttcaacacAGAAGGTGAGAAAAGTATCACAGTTACACtgttattgaaactgtgtgcacagctggttggtttttaaaaacacattaacagcagctttatctttTCCATCTTGTCTCATCCATATATACAGAATCTACATTCACAACCAAAAACCACAGAAgttagaagaaaatacaaatatcatatttttagaATACATTGAAATAACAATATCAACAGTTGAACTCAAAAAAATTTATGAAGTAAAAGATTTTCTCCACTTATCAGTATTTCTTCAATAATGTCAGTTTCAGTACAACTCTTATTGCACATCATTGTAATGTGATACTGCCACCAGAAGGTGGTGGAAACACACCAACAAtgtgtttgttgacatgtttgatTCCACTGATGGAtggagtttcagtttgttccatgactgcatttcactcactgcctctgtttgtatctctgtcactgcaggaccaacatggagcgagaagtcagcgctctcaggaggccgacaaacctcacagaaagGCAGAGAAAacctacagctgtgatgagtgtgggaaggattttacccgGAATTACAGCCTAAAAACAcatcaactcatccacagtggagttaaaccttacagctgtggtgagtgtggaaagtcttttaaccaggctggaggcttaaaaacacaccgactcatccacagtggagttaaaccttacagctgtgagttgtgtggaaagtcttttacccgggctggagacttaaaaaaacaccgactcatccacagtggagttaaaccttacagctgtgagttgtgtggaaagtcttttacccgggctggagacttaaaaaaacaccaactcttccacagtggagttaaaccttaccgCTGTGATGAGTGCGGGAAGGATTTTACCCAGATTAGACACTTAAAAactcaccaactcatccacagtgaagttaaaccgtacagctgtgactcgtgtggaaagtcttttacccatgctggacacttaaaaactcaccaactcatccacagtggatttaaaccgtacagctgtgacttgtgtggaatgTCTTTTTACCGGGCTGGAGGCTTtaaacaacaccaactcatccacagtggagttaaaccttacagctgtgatgagtgcgGGAAGaattttacccaggctggacacttaaaaactcACCAATTCATCCACAGTGAAGTTAAACCGTAcaactgtgacttgtgtggaaagtcttttacccaggctggaggcttaaaaacacaccaactcatccacagtggagttaaaccgtacagctgtgacttgtgtggaaagtcttttacccgggctggaggcttaaaaaaacaccaactcatccacagtggaattAAAGAGTACATCTGTGGCTTGTGTGGTAAAGCTTTTGCTCAAAATGAACACTTACAGaagcatctagttacccactcggGAATTAATGTGCACAGCTGCgacttttgtggaaaaactttcaacAACATACAGTACCGAAACATTCACCTACTGATTCACACTGGAAATGATGtttactgctgtgatcagtgtgggaaacCGTTTACAACAGATGCACAGTTAAAACAACACATATTtatccacactgaggagagaccttataaatgtgacctttgtgagaagacttttaaatctccataTCACCTGAAAAGACACCAACAGACCCACACCAGAAAgtaactctacaagtgcagttactgtgagaaTGTATTGATTTGTCTTATACTGTAATTTTAACCTGAGTATTTGGAACAAGTCTGATCAGTAAACCTATGGAGTTATACTGAATGAACAGTTTGGAAAAATGTCATGTCAAGTCATTTTCGCTCGGTAAGCTGAGtgttataatgtaaacagtaaaatgtaattggataTTGGCAGAAATCACTTACGCTGTcattgtttagaagcagagcgacgcagatggatccagttctcaaccctgtcgtcACTTTGGTGGTGGGAAAGTTTctctgtgacctttgtggaaaaacttccaATCATCAATGGGACCTAAAAccacatcaacgtagacacactggagccaaaatgaactactgcaaagaatgtgggagaggcttccacacaccaagtacattaaaatacatgaactcttccacagtggtgaaaaagcacatctgtgactagtgtgggtcatccttcaccactgcacGTGAgcttaaaatacaaacataagCGAATCCATACAGGAAAGACagcatacaagtgcagacactgtgacaaaagcttctcacaatcaggtcatcgtaacaaacatgaacatacacacatggaagtgaacttcagctgtgaccagtgtgacaagagcttcaggaatctcagttcatactctgAACACAAACGATTCCacgctgtaaataaactgtttcactgttaccaatgtgcaaaaacattcacttcatcctctgctctgtgcaaacatcagcctgatcatgcaggactgaaatcactGGATCAAATGAATCTGAAGAAAGAGGGAGATCCTCTcctggtttcagggtcagacttaaaaaccttgagatcaggctccacagagttcagatggaatCTGTAGTTTTTATTATGAAATCCTGATAATGTTAAAGAATTAGTTATATTTGATTAACTCGTTACACTTGTAAAGTTTGTCTTATTAAACAGTTtggtgtgaaaaataaagaattggTCTCACAACAAGTAGTTTGAGCCCTGTGattgatttatattttattattgtcatttgtattgagaaacatgtaatcatttgtgtttagaagtatatAGTTGGTGGCATATTGAAaaaatgtctcatcctaggaggtctgtaacaactttgtgtagcatgaagaggggagtgcattcactcctcttcagagtgatCTGGCACAGATCACACGGCCATCTTATGGCGCAACCGGAAGTAGGACTTCCGGTTGCTCCGTAAGATGGCCGCACCGACGAGAGCTCCCAGTCATCTCAgcaaaaatgttattatttattttgtactgCTTTCTATTTCTGTGCGCACAGCGCGATCATACACTCGGTATGACAGACAAACGCTTCTGGATCTACGTTCGTCAGCCAGTTCAGACTTTACAGCGGGTTTCGACTCCGTGGACGCTCTGCTGcctgggatcctttgtttacttGCTCGACGTCGAGGGAAAACAAAGAGGGGGAAATGCGCCGGTGTTTTGTGCCAAACGCGACAGAGAAACAGCAAGCCACCTCTCCCCAGCATCCTGCTTGTGAATCTCCAGTCTCTGGACAACAAACTTGACGAGCTACGTGCACGGATTAAACACCAACAAGACATCAGGAACTGCTGCGTTCTGGCCTTCACAGAGACATGGCTGGAGCCCAGCGTCCCCGACTGCGCCATCACGCCGGATTAATTCACTGTTTACCGGGGAGAGCGAACGAAAGACTCAGACAAGAAAAGGGGAGGAGGGGTGTGCTTTATGGTTAACTCATTGTGGGCTAGAGATGTGTGTATCTTAAAAACTTACTGCTCTCAGAGCCTCGAGCTGCTGACCATTAAAGTCAGGCCATTTTACCTCCCGAGGGAGTTCAGCTCAGTTCTCCTCTCAGCTGTTTACGTTCCCCCACATGCTGATAAAACTACGGCTATGGAAGAACTGTATGACATCATTACTGGACTTTAttgtgctgggagacttcaacagAGCCAACATAAAGAAGGTTCTCCCCAAATACTATCAGCACATCTCCTTCCCCACAAGAGGTGATCAAACATTGGACCATTGTTGCACTCCATTCAAAGAGTGCTACAAACCCCTCCCCCGCCCAGCTTTTGGTAAGGCCATTGTTCCATACTGCTGTTGCCTGCATACAGACAAAgactaaaacaggaaaaaccagCTTCCAGGGTTATTTACAAATGGGACAGTGAGGCTGAGGAGGTCCTGCAGGACTGCTTTGAGACAAACTGACTTGCAGATATTTGTGGATGCAGCTGATGGCAACATCAATGAACTCACAGACTCTGCATATATCCAAATCAGAAACcctggataaataaagacaTTCGTGCCAAGCTAAACGTGCGGACCTTT
It includes:
- the LOC102081460 gene encoding zinc finger protein 235-like translates to MTSTQKDQHGARSQRSQEADKPHRKAEKTYSCDECGKDFTRNYSLKTHQLIHSGVKPYSCGECGKSFNQAGGLKTHRLIHSGVKPYSCELCGKSFTRAGDLKKHRLIHSGVKPYSCELCGKSFTRAGDLKKHQLFHSGVKPYRCDECGKDFTQIRHLKTHQLIHSEVKPYSCDSCGKSFTHAGHLKTHQLIHSGFKPYSCDLCGMSFYRAGGFKQHQLIHSGVKPYSCDECGKNFTQAGHLKTHQFIHSEVKPYNCDLCGKSFTQAGGLKTHQLIHSGVKPYSCDLCGKSFTRAGGLKKHQLIHSGIKEYICGLCGKAFAQNEHLQKHLVTHSGINVHSCDFCGKTFNNIQYRNIHLLIHTGNDVYCCDQCGKPFTTDAQLKQHIFIHTEERPYKCDLCEKTFKSPYHLKRHQQTHTRK